A stretch of DNA from Acidimicrobiales bacterium:
CCGCGCCCGACCGCCGCTTCGTGGTCGAGTGGCGCAACGTCCACTTCTACGACGACGCCTCGCACCGGGTCACCGTGGAGGCCGTGCTGGGCGAGGACGGCAGCGTCACGACCCAGTGGTTCGACCTCGGCGCCGACCCGCGGGAGCGGGGCGGCTCGGCCACCGTCGGCATCGAGGACGCCGACGGCCGCACCGGCCTGCAGTTCTCGTTCGACCAGCCGGTGCTGGCCGACGGCCGGGCGGTGAGGTTCTCGCCCGCGGCGGGCTGAGCTCCGCGGGCTGACCTCGGCGACTGGCGGCCGGCGGTGGGGACCGGGCAGGGTGGCACCGTGCCCGCCTCCCCGCCGCTGCCGCCCGGCCGCCACCTCGAGCTGCCCCGGCGGGGGACGACGTTCGTCCGCGAGCTGGCCGGGCCGCCAGGGGCGCCGGCCGTCCTGCTCCTCCACGGCTGGACGGCCACCGCCGACCTGAACTGGTTCCCGTCCTACGGGCCCCTCGCCCGCCGCTTCCGGGTCGTCGCCATGGACCACCGGGGCCACGGGCGGGGCATCCGGACCTCCCGGCGGTTCCGGCTGGAGGACTGCGCCGACGACGCCGCCGCCGTCGTCGAGGCTCTCCGCCTCCGCGCGGTGATCGCCGTCGGCTACTCGATGGGCGGCCCGGTGGCCCAGCTCCTCTGGCACCGCCACCCGCACCTCGTCGGCGGCCTGGTGCTGTGCGCCACGTCCCGCAACTTCAGCGGCGACCCCAGGGAGCGGGCGTGGTTCTCGCTGCTGCCCGGGGTGGCGCTGGCCGCCCGGGTGGCGCCGGCGCCGGTGCGGGCGAGGGTGGCCGACCGGGTGCTGAGCAACCGCCTCGACGGGAGCCCGCTGTCCGAGTGGGCGGTGGGCGAGCTGCGCCGCAACGACCCGGTCGCCCTGGCCCACGCCGGGCACGCCATCGGCCGGTTCTCCTCGAAGGCGTGGATCGGCGAGGTGGACGTGCCCACCGCGGTCGTCGTCACCGAGGACGACTCGGTCGTGCCGCCCCACCGCCAGCGCCGGCTGGCCGAGGCGATCCCGGGGGCCCAGGTGTTCCCGGTGCGGGGCGACCACGGCGTGTGCGTGGCGGCACCGCACCGGTTCGTGCCCGTGCTCGTGCGGGCGTGCTCGACCGTGGCCGCCAGGGGATCGGCCGCTACGGTCACCCCTCGTGGGTGAGCCGAGGACGCTGTTCGACAAGGTCTGGGACCGCCACCTGGTGGCCGCCGGCGCCGACGGCGAGCCCGACCTCCTCTACGTCGACCTCCACCTCGTCCACGAGGTCACCTCGCCCCAGGCCTTCGACGGCCTGCGGGCCGCCGGCCGCACCGTCCGCCGCCCCGACCTGACCCTCGCCACCGCCGAC
This window harbors:
- a CDS encoding alpha/beta hydrolase, with product MPASPPLPPGRHLELPRRGTTFVRELAGPPGAPAVLLLHGWTATADLNWFPSYGPLARRFRVVAMDHRGHGRGIRTSRRFRLEDCADDAAAVVEALRLRAVIAVGYSMGGPVAQLLWHRHPHLVGGLVLCATSRNFSGDPRERAWFSLLPGVALAARVAPAPVRARVADRVLSNRLDGSPLSEWAVGELRRNDPVALAHAGHAIGRFSSKAWIGEVDVPTAVVVTEDDSVVPPHRQRRLAEAIPGAQVFPVRGDHGVCVAAPHRFVPVLVRACSTVAARGSAATVTPRG